A genomic stretch from Leptotrichia sp. HSP-536 includes:
- a CDS encoding Imm49 family immunity protein, translating to MNILAGKAKYEFGVNRILNETNDSLNYQEIEQDIDYIENKKGDQLYCMKSLGFEYLQLSSKKLFVEKDIKTCRYYCYIIAKLEFLSKPLDEKVFLDNSDLFYMLMSNNPEFIVFLKNNIEEIQPNDYNSEKDIYRNLTNTYGDFFITRTTLLAMIGDFEEVKKRCSVYLKKSKNFRDSYYRYRVYGMEFLKALALKDIEKMKETIDMMMMPKIAKALVKDRITNYSFYLHIYVIIYAKIALLHGFDLGIDNEVAPKEIIDNTPLESYEDPYDFMKKFDLKTITPKEWREWTESYSTFIPID from the coding sequence ATGAATATTCTAGCGGGAAAAGCTAAATACGAATTCGGTGTGAATAGGATTTTAAATGAAACAAATGATTCATTAAATTATCAAGAAATAGAGCAAGATATTGATTATATTGAAAATAAAAAAGGTGATCAGCTATACTGTATGAAATCTCTTGGATTTGAGTATTTACAACTCTCTTCAAAAAAATTATTTGTAGAAAAGGACATAAAAACTTGTAGGTATTATTGCTATATAATTGCTAAATTGGAATTTTTATCAAAACCATTAGATGAGAAGGTATTTTTGGATAATTCAGATTTATTTTATATGCTGATGTCAAATAATCCTGAATTTATAGTGTTTTTAAAAAATAATATAGAGGAAATACAACCTAACGATTATAATTCAGAAAAAGATATTTATAGAAATTTAACTAATACATATGGAGATTTTTTTATAACAAGGACAACTTTATTAGCAATGATTGGTGATTTTGAAGAAGTGAAAAAGCGATGTTCAGTATATTTGAAAAAATCTAAAAATTTTAGAGATAGTTATTATAGATACCGTGTTTATGGAATGGAATTTTTGAAGGCTTTAGCATTAAAGGATATTGAAAAAATGAAAGAAACGATAGATATGATGATGATGCCTAAAATAGCAAAGGCATTGGTTAAAGATCGTATTACTAACTATAGTTTTTATTTACATATTTATGTTATAATATATGCAAAAATAGCATTGCTTCATGGATTTGATTTAGGTATAGACAATGAAGTTGCCCCTAAAGAAATAATTGATAATACTCCATTAGAAAGTTATGAAGATCCATACGATTTTATGAAAAAATTTGATTTAAAAACAATAACTCCAAAAGAATGGAGAGAATGGACAGAAAGTTATTCAACATTTATACCAATTGATTAA
- a CDS encoding protein rep, translating to MNKEEEYIEYYEKGINIYEREDFKDIISEKRLLNVKNCYNERLYWYEHPEWNHKTFRCKKPFCPVCSMKNRYQKFKELKKKALALNKEYWVFFLTLNGSNVEIATDKINKEIENNNKDFKKLLDKPFMKKIVRKYLKVIEIKYTDYDSLPHIHIVLFVIKGVYKHFKISELKELIRACLKTQNQ from the coding sequence TTGAACAAAGAAGAAGAATATATTGAGTATTATGAGAAAGGTATTAACATATACGAAAGAGAAGATTTTAAAGATATTATTTCTGAAAAGAGGTTGCTGAATGTAAAAAATTGTTATAATGAAAGGCTATACTGGTATGAACATCCTGAATGGAATCATAAAACTTTTCGATGTAAGAAACCATTTTGTCCTGTATGCAGTATGAAAAATAGATACCAAAAATTTAAGGAATTAAAGAAAAAGGCTTTAGCATTAAATAAAGAATATTGGGTATTCTTTTTAACTTTAAATGGTAGTAATGTTGAGATTGCAACAGATAAAATAAATAAGGAGATAGAAAATAATAATAAGGATTTTAAAAAGTTGTTAGATAAGCCTTTTATGAAAAAAATTGTAAGAAAATATTTGAAAGTGATTGAAATTAAATATACTGATTATGATTCATTGCCACATATACATATTGTTTTATTTGTGATAAAAGGAGTGTACAAACATTTTAAAATAAGTGAGCTAAAAGAATTAATTAGGGCGTGTCTGAAAACTCAGAATCAATGA
- a CDS encoding IS630 transposase-related protein, with translation MAYEKDYRKRILNFYYENGKTKTLFQFNISPSTLYGWIKLKEETGNLSSRTQKRKFKVPDPEKLDEYMKNPKNADKYIREIAKDFGCGKETVRAALKN, from the coding sequence ATGGCATATGAAAAAGATTATAGAAAAAGAATTTTAAATTTTTATTACGAAAATGGAAAAACAAAAACATTATTTCAGTTCAACATAAGTCCCAGCACATTGTACGGATGGATAAAACTTAAGGAGGAAACAGGAAATCTTTCATCAAGAACACAGAAAAGAAAATTTAAGGTGCCTGATCCTGAAAAACTTGACGAATATATGAAAAATCCAAAGAATGCAGATAAATACATCCGTGAAATAGCAAAAGATTTTGGCTGTGGAAAGGAGACGGTGAGAGCAGCACTGAAAAATTAG
- a CDS encoding transposase: MKQALTNITAVNTAGVRGMSIEGKKRGLRYSRINLVAGKIGNALTGSMICRETMESEFFEEWFREILLRDIEKLGKKVLIVMDNARFHRKNILEKIIKGTGHCLLFLPPYSPYLNPIEKLWADMKKKLKDIAHNFNTLEEAVTSVLFNKLVQF, from the coding sequence ATGAAACAGGCTTTGACTAATATTACTGCCGTGAATACGGCTGGAGTAAGAGGAATGTCTATTGAAGGGAAGAAAAGAGGATTAAGATATTCAAGAATAAATCTGGTTGCTGGAAAAATAGGGAATGCACTGACAGGAAGTATGATATGCAGGGAAACAATGGAAAGTGAATTTTTTGAAGAATGGTTCAGGGAAATACTTTTAAGAGATATTGAAAAATTAGGGAAGAAAGTTCTAATAGTGATGGATAATGCGAGATTTCATAGAAAGAATATATTAGAAAAGATAATTAAGGGAACGGGGCATTGTCTATTATTTCTTCCGCCGTATTCGCCGTATTTAAATCCAATAGAAAAATTATGGGCTGATATGAAGAAAAAATTAAAAGACATAGCCCATAATTTTAATACACTAGAAGAAGCTGTTACTTCTGTTTTATTTAATAAATTAGTTCAGTTTTAA
- a CDS encoding CopY/TcrY family copper transport repressor yields MKENCKIDKKQHITDAEWEIMRVVWANSEVTSKFVAKVLCEKMNWKQATIKTLLNRLLEKNILKKREIGNKYIYSTDFTEKEVANSYILGTFDKICKTKVGEMIGKVIENSELSFDDLDLILKAVEKKRKTAVKKVLCDCVEGQCNCREG; encoded by the coding sequence GTGAAAGAAAACTGTAAAATTGATAAAAAACAGCATATAACCGATGCAGAATGGGAAATAATGCGAGTTGTGTGGGCAAATAGTGAAGTTACAAGCAAGTTTGTAGCAAAAGTGCTTTGTGAGAAAATGAATTGGAAGCAGGCTACAATAAAGACGCTGTTGAATCGGCTACTGGAAAAGAATATTTTGAAAAAGAGGGAAATTGGGAACAAGTATATTTATTCGACAGATTTTACGGAAAAAGAGGTAGCTAACAGTTATATATTGGGAACTTTTGATAAAATTTGTAAAACCAAAGTTGGAGAAATGATAGGGAAAGTTATTGAGAACAGTGAACTGAGTTTTGATGACTTGGACTTAATTTTAAAGGCTGTAGAGAAAAAGAGAAAAACGGCTGTGAAGAAAGTTTTGTGTGATTGTGTGGAGGGGCAGTGTAATTGCAGGGAGGGATGA
- a CDS encoding helix-turn-helix domain-containing protein, whose translation MEKKTLKQDDDIKIINNKILGEKIRNYRKRKKLSLEDLAKQMGISKLSIQKYEVGKRTIPFNILVDFFKILEIPLGRV comes from the coding sequence ATGGAAAAAAAAACTTTAAAGCAAGATGATGATATAAAAATAATAAATAATAAAATTTTAGGAGAAAAAATAAGAAATTATCGAAAAAGAAAAAAACTTAGTTTAGAAGATTTAGCTAAACAGATGGGAATTTCTAAATTAAGTATTCAAAAATATGAAGTTGGAAAAAGAACGATACCATTTAATATTTTGGTTGATTTTTTTAAAATACTTGAAATTCCATTAGGGCGTGTCTGA